The following are from one region of the Synechococcus sp. CBW1108 genome:
- a CDS encoding putative CRISPR-associated protein, producing MPRTLLLTAGTSIANGTAALRSYQARATAWDDDTAELQQQIRERLQTFDLTSESGRVLASAELNIMHRLPVNADDEVVLFTTDTADGRCCAEELRRVIESELGVVKVKVERVQGLQVRDATMLRSTGLTNLSRLLISYLDDPQRQYSGGCVLCPNGGFKGVVPFMTVLGMIFRAPVVYVFEFAEAVISLPPLPIGFAADLFDRAFPAMDWASKEEVFDVNEFYRKIPGFNPNEAPLFDSFLEITPDADGSRLGSLTPLAAVLAEREHGGAQLRLSETALRDLTNLSPAERREVEPYLPKLRSALWRSQHRGTTKKTSNLEFYPKGHTTTWRFGGFTDSGVFHLCWFAQHSTYDRLIPQRDRQRGAFPLDEFKDYTPANDSNSQLDVGDPYHSFSWFDLRSEIEELIARNELLLTKETVAVQNANRMRKLLHEARRTIDELANAKRALQDRLQQLEQQQELDDSSAALPIE from the coding sequence ATGCCCCGCACCCTGCTTCTCACCGCCGGCACATCCATCGCTAACGGCACCGCTGCGCTGAGGAGCTATCAGGCACGGGCCACCGCCTGGGACGACGACACTGCAGAGCTGCAGCAACAGATCCGCGAGCGACTGCAGACATTCGACCTCACCAGCGAATCTGGTCGAGTGCTCGCCAGTGCAGAGCTCAATATCATGCACAGGCTGCCCGTAAATGCAGATGATGAGGTGGTGCTTTTCACTACAGACACCGCTGATGGGCGCTGTTGCGCCGAGGAACTCAGGCGTGTGATTGAGAGTGAACTGGGCGTTGTGAAGGTAAAGGTGGAGAGGGTTCAAGGGTTGCAGGTGCGTGACGCCACGATGCTCAGGAGCACCGGACTCACCAACCTCTCACGCCTGCTTATCAGCTATCTCGACGACCCGCAGCGCCAATACTCGGGAGGCTGTGTGCTGTGCCCGAACGGCGGATTCAAGGGCGTGGTGCCTTTCATGACCGTGCTGGGAATGATTTTCCGTGCGCCGGTGGTGTACGTCTTTGAATTCGCTGAGGCCGTGATTTCGCTGCCACCACTGCCGATCGGGTTCGCGGCTGATTTGTTTGACCGTGCCTTTCCGGCGATGGACTGGGCCAGCAAAGAGGAGGTGTTTGACGTCAATGAATTCTACCGCAAAATCCCTGGCTTCAATCCAAATGAAGCTCCATTGTTTGATAGCTTCCTTGAAATCACGCCAGATGCAGACGGAAGCAGGCTTGGATCATTGACACCATTGGCCGCCGTGCTTGCTGAACGTGAACATGGCGGCGCACAGCTCCGTCTCTCAGAGACTGCGCTTCGCGATTTAACCAATCTCAGTCCAGCGGAGCGTCGGGAAGTCGAACCCTACCTGCCTAAGCTAAGAAGTGCTCTGTGGCGAAGCCAGCATCGTGGGACAACCAAGAAGACGAGCAATCTAGAATTCTACCCAAAAGGTCATACTACGACTTGGCGTTTTGGTGGCTTCACTGACTCGGGAGTGTTTCATCTGTGCTGGTTTGCCCAGCACAGCACCTATGACCGTCTGATTCCACAACGCGACCGGCAGAGAGGGGCCTTTCCCCTCGACGAATTCAAGGACTACACACCTGCGAACGATTCCAACAGCCAGTTAGATGTGGGTGATCCTTACCACAGCTTTAGCTGGTTTGACCTGCGCTCGGAAATCGAGGAACTCATCGCCCGGAATGAGCTGTTGCTGACCAAGGAAACAGTGGCTGTGCAAAATGCAAACCGTATGCGGAAACTGCTTCACGAAGCGAGGCGCACGATCGATGAACTCGCCAACGCTAAGCGCGCGCTTCAGGATCGCCTGCAGCAACTGGAACAGCAACAGGAGTTAGACGACTCATCTGCTGCGCTGCCGATAGAGTGA
- a CDS encoding protein kinase family protein → MPVTLEIYQQVSQAGSFASRAGRGTMAVVRELDDGVVEKSDRRDELPLVAREFIITEHLRSTGMVPLINVDEGLYGYPLSFQMEKINNGGTLQDWLEFHSRTPISRDVWAEIFQGVSKGIRAVWAAGVLQGDLHVRNVVVGTDSSGCQLKPHIIDFGVAVMDEEPFEALAHGLGLPDVVAESQQWFERQIQPRYDDPTDEKAFLISDIQEWINTLNIQDLDGLLEDFRRGLRT, encoded by the coding sequence TTGCCCGTCACGCTGGAGATCTATCAACAAGTAAGCCAGGCTGGTAGCTTTGCCAGCCGAGCCGGCCGGGGCACCATGGCGGTGGTGCGGGAGCTTGACGACGGCGTGGTGGAGAAATCCGACCGCCGCGACGAGCTACCGCTGGTGGCCAGGGAGTTCATCATCACCGAACATCTGCGCAGCACCGGTATGGTGCCGCTGATCAACGTGGATGAGGGGCTCTACGGCTACCCCTTGAGCTTCCAGATGGAGAAAATCAACAACGGCGGCACCCTACAGGATTGGCTTGAGTTTCACAGCCGCACCCCAATCTCCAGGGATGTGTGGGCAGAGATCTTCCAAGGCGTCAGCAAAGGCATACGGGCCGTGTGGGCGGCTGGAGTGTTGCAGGGAGACCTGCACGTCCGCAATGTGGTGGTCGGCACTGATTCGAGTGGCTGCCAACTCAAGCCCCACATCATCGACTTCGGTGTGGCCGTCATGGACGAGGAACCGTTCGAGGCCTTGGCCCATGGCCTCGGGCTACCCGATGTTGTGGCCGAATCACAGCAGTGGTTTGAGCGCCAGATCCAGCCCCGCTACGACGACCCGACGGATGAAAAGGCCTTCCTGATCAGCGATATCCAGGAGTGGATCAACACCCTCAATATCCAGGATCTCGATGGCCTGCTGGAGGACTTTCGGCGCGGCCTGCGCACCTGA
- the cas1 gene encoding CRISPR-associated endonuclease Cas1 gives MRSLYLLRPHGTAGIEGEQLVVSSGEQELDRMSLPLLDQILVLGHLQLTTQLIRACLRRGIPIAYLTSGGQCLGRLQPLESGYRHRSRRQAELSAAQRLAVARRLVAGKIANSRVVLQRFTRRGGRPAVESALRRLAQLQALTAKAPCSNHLRGLEGAAAALYFRSFGNLLEGDGFGFAVRSRRPPGTPFDALCGFGYGVLWNALLLRVELRGLDPYVGVLHVGSARHAALVSDLIEPLRTYLVDPFHGQLIRSGQLRAEEHFEPNAGGVYLSETGRRLWLQAWSAFMAEPIILCDGNTGPRWEVLDQLVQSFARFVDDPEQPLLVPLRR, from the coding sequence ATGCGCTCCCTTTATCTCCTGCGCCCCCACGGCACCGCCGGCATCGAGGGCGAGCAGCTGGTGGTGAGCAGCGGCGAGCAGGAGCTCGACCGCATGTCCCTGCCCCTGCTCGACCAGATCCTGGTGCTGGGCCACTTACAGCTCACCACCCAACTGATCCGCGCCTGCCTGCGGCGCGGCATTCCGATCGCCTACCTAACCAGCGGTGGCCAGTGCCTGGGACGCCTGCAGCCCTTGGAGAGCGGCTACCGGCACCGGTCCCGCCGTCAGGCGGAGCTGTCCGCGGCCCAGAGGCTGGCGGTGGCCCGCAGGTTGGTGGCTGGCAAGATCGCCAATAGCCGGGTGGTGCTGCAGCGGTTCACGCGCCGAGGCGGCCGGCCTGCTGTGGAATCCGCGTTGCGGCGGCTGGCTCAGCTGCAGGCGCTCACGGCGAAGGCACCCTGCTCCAACCATCTGCGGGGGCTGGAGGGAGCTGCAGCAGCTCTCTACTTCCGCAGCTTCGGCAACCTGCTGGAAGGAGATGGTTTCGGCTTCGCGGTACGCAGCCGGCGGCCGCCAGGCACCCCATTCGATGCCCTCTGCGGTTTCGGCTATGGGGTGCTGTGGAATGCGCTGCTGCTGCGAGTGGAGCTGCGTGGGCTTGATCCTTATGTCGGTGTGCTGCATGTGGGCTCGGCTCGCCATGCAGCGTTGGTGTCGGATTTGATCGAACCGCTGCGGACCTACCTGGTTGATCCCTTCCACGGACAACTGATTCGCAGCGGTCAGTTGCGGGCCGAGGAGCACTTCGAGCCCAACGCTGGCGGTGTGTACCTCTCCGAGACCGGCCGGCGCCTGTGGCTGCAGGCCTGGTCGGCCTTCATGGCCGAGCCGATCATCCTCTGTGATGGCAACACCGGGCCGCGTTGGGAAGTGCTCGATCAGCTGGTACAGAGCTTCGCCCGTTTCGTGGACGATCCCGAGCAACCCCTGCTGGTGCCCCTGAGGCGATGA
- the cas2 gene encoding CRISPR-associated endonuclease Cas2 — MNQEQLWVIAYDSPSNKRRRKLAKLLEGYGVRMQWSVFECRLRPHQMQRLRHGLERIAEPADSIRLWSLPQRAVAAEQMGRDVEVTVWQDKVI; from the coding sequence ATGAACCAGGAGCAACTCTGGGTGATCGCCTACGACAGCCCCAGCAACAAGCGACGCCGCAAGCTGGCCAAGTTGCTGGAGGGCTATGGGGTGCGCATGCAGTGGAGCGTGTTCGAGTGCCGGCTGCGGCCCCACCAGATGCAGCGCCTCAGGCATGGCCTGGAGCGCATCGCCGAGCCGGCCGACAGCATCAGGCTCTGGTCGCTGCCGCAGCGGGCTGTGGCAGCTGAGCAGATGGGCCGGGATGTGGAGGTGACGGTCTGGCAGGACAAGGTGATCTGA
- a CDS encoding HD domain-containing protein — translation MTTESRLITHSQSYIDALGWAADLHQRQQRKGKPVPYISHLIAVSALIWEDGGDEDQAIAGLLHDAIEDAGITAEEIAARFGKRVAQIVVDCTDTSGAVEAGGEKEPWLVRKTRYIYHLQTAQLDSLLVSAADKAHNARDMVLDARRDPAMWSKFNAGLEGSTWYLLRLQQTFSSRLAGSRSVALLGESVQEILNSAAYLPCVPEGIAPAVWAAGYAERRQLSESDTTGAAA, via the coding sequence ATGACCACTGAATCCCGCCTTATCACCCATAGCCAGAGCTATATCGATGCTCTTGGTTGGGCCGCTGATCTGCACCAGCGGCAGCAGCGCAAGGGCAAACCTGTGCCCTACATCTCCCACCTGATTGCCGTCAGCGCCCTGATCTGGGAAGACGGCGGCGACGAAGACCAGGCCATTGCCGGTCTGCTCCATGACGCGATCGAGGATGCCGGCATCACGGCCGAGGAGATCGCCGCCCGTTTTGGCAAGCGTGTTGCCCAGATCGTCGTCGACTGCACGGATACCAGCGGTGCGGTGGAGGCCGGTGGCGAGAAGGAACCCTGGCTGGTGCGCAAGACCCGCTACATCTACCATCTGCAGACCGCCCAGCTGGATTCACTGCTGGTGAGCGCGGCCGACAAGGCCCACAACGCCCGCGACATGGTGCTCGATGCCCGCAGGGATCCCGCGATGTGGAGCAAGTTCAATGCGGGTCTGGAGGGCTCGACCTGGTACCTGCTGCGGTTGCAGCAGACCTTCTCTTCTCGCCTTGCCGGCAGTCGCTCGGTTGCGCTGCTGGGGGAGTCGGTTCAGGAGATCCTGAACAGCGCAGCGTATCTGCCCTGTGTACCCGAGGGCATTGCCCCGGCAGTGTGGGCTGCTGGCTATGCCGAACGCCGCCAGCTGAGCGAGTCGGACACGACCGGTGCAGCGGCTTGA
- a CDS encoding LexA family transcriptional regulator, whose translation MADLPIGEPVPYRQDSLGEDLDLHAALVPNPVCTFYMRVSGNRLRQHGINDGDLMVIDRSVEPCSGHVVVVAHQGSFLLRPLLRQGEQWLLEPVRPGEVAIPLDLEVFDRSGLFGVVVHAVHHLNKPR comes from the coding sequence TTGGCCGACCTGCCCATTGGCGAACCTGTCCCCTACCGCCAGGACTCATTAGGTGAAGACCTAGATCTCCATGCTGCTCTGGTTCCCAACCCGGTCTGCACCTTTTACATGCGGGTCAGCGGCAATCGCCTGCGCCAGCACGGGATCAACGACGGCGACCTGATGGTGATCGACCGCAGTGTTGAACCCTGCTCCGGCCATGTCGTTGTCGTAGCCCATCAGGGCAGCTTCCTGCTGCGGCCGCTGCTGCGCCAGGGGGAGCAGTGGCTGCTTGAGCCGGTGCGGCCAGGAGAAGTAGCAATTCCTTTGGACCTGGAGGTCTTTGATCGCTCAGGGCTGTTTGGGGTAGTGGTCCATGCGGTGCATCACCTCAATAAGCCGCGTTAA
- a CDS encoding chlorophyll a/b-binding protein, whose protein sequence is MTNTPANDKWFQHRAEQLIHMEQLKRAELFNGRAAMLGIVIGIVVEGLTGFGIAHQIGLGALVDGYAACRTQFLPFCF, encoded by the coding sequence ATGACGAACACTCCTGCAAACGACAAGTGGTTCCAGCATCGTGCTGAGCAACTGATCCACATGGAGCAGCTCAAGCGAGCTGAACTGTTTAACGGCCGCGCCGCCATGCTCGGCATTGTGATCGGCATCGTGGTGGAAGGCCTCACCGGCTTTGGCATCGCCCACCAGATCGGCCTCGGCGCATTGGTGGATGGGTATGCCGCCTGCCGCACCCAGTTTCTTCCCTTCTGCTTCTAA
- a CDS encoding chlorophyll a/b-binding protein produces MTESTPRFGFVAFAETWNGRLAMLGFVIGLGTELLTGQGILSQIGLG; encoded by the coding sequence ATGACTGAGTCCACTCCCCGCTTCGGGTTCGTTGCCTTCGCCGAGACCTGGAATGGCCGTCTGGCCATGCTCGGCTTCGTAATCGGCCTGGGCACCGAGCTCCTTACCGGCCAGGGCATCCTTTCCCAAATCGGGCTGGGTTGA
- a CDS encoding AAA family ATPase, with the protein MEAAEQPVLIDVEQAQRMLDVLGLPRDEPVILSRWWKDGDRLNMNHYPRKNAGDGYDWAALQVERFYEAVAAEFRPGIDSFGFVPERGGIAYDKRKEITEVRFLKYEIDDASMSLEEQFETWRRAGLPPPTLVLFTGGKSLHFWWRLKTPLPLDEGIVALKRLQEAIRQATPGVKLDPKMESPAQPMRLAGGIHPGTRQRSTIYAADGRWYEASEILSLCPEITVKARAAKDDGGLFRAEEGKPAKPGEYPEPDELTLPIPLRLGLSRATYERIHRGDKEGVRAKSAYDIARSLQESKAMIEFLGYRVEEDPIELFEVYCRNSDWCGYEGFDFCVERHFAGPDEVGTGQLSKSALERSIATWAEETGQWRWKPTWSPGRGFASQKTADVSRDRTGPKDRKHLPLHSRLDLFERFLRRSLRRHRNPFRRMVFLRAVVKQLDLGQVVKEKDLPERVVAAMSQRMGGRYQALTAEQRRALQLSEVVWLVPGVIPAGDLTFVGGRPKVGKTLLVVDLIRCLLNGEGWLGFPSTGVKHAVIFVTDDQGDRDTKAMLTRQGLWDHERLLWSSSFRLDEQQLDQLLDDIKANPGAVVVVDSLRSISRGLTTNENDAALGVLLYDLKSAVMAAGGSLLMIHHASKTSNEVGVEALSGHSSIPGAGNSVVTLHYLPAKDGKSVQKDIPERRLFREGRSGSETPDLVVRIGPAGQFTRIQTYEDFLGKQEEVSRSKRLSDQSQLVQDALCKLLERRDQRLPAIGTLELLRLAGGCDESVRIKADLGNDSKHKHLERRLKAFEKEGCPPTMKLAGRRQARWPVG; encoded by the coding sequence GTGGAAGCTGCCGAGCAGCCTGTGTTGATCGACGTTGAGCAGGCCCAGCGCATGCTTGACGTCCTGGGATTGCCGCGTGATGAGCCAGTGATCCTCAGCCGTTGGTGGAAGGACGGCGACAGGCTAAACATGAACCACTACCCGCGAAAGAACGCAGGGGACGGGTACGACTGGGCGGCCCTGCAGGTCGAACGGTTCTATGAAGCTGTTGCCGCTGAATTTCGGCCAGGGATCGACAGCTTTGGGTTTGTGCCTGAGCGAGGAGGGATCGCTTATGACAAACGCAAAGAGATCACCGAAGTCCGGTTTCTGAAATACGAGATCGACGATGCGTCGATGAGCCTTGAGGAGCAGTTCGAGACGTGGCGTCGAGCAGGGCTGCCACCGCCGACGTTGGTGCTTTTCACCGGCGGCAAGTCGCTGCACTTTTGGTGGCGGCTGAAGACACCGCTGCCATTGGATGAAGGGATCGTGGCGTTGAAGCGGTTACAGGAGGCAATTCGGCAGGCCACGCCGGGCGTCAAGCTCGATCCAAAGATGGAGAGCCCTGCGCAGCCGATGCGGTTGGCGGGTGGCATCCATCCCGGAACACGGCAGAGGAGCACCATCTACGCCGCCGATGGTCGTTGGTACGAAGCGTCGGAGATCCTGAGCCTGTGCCCCGAAATTACGGTCAAAGCCAGGGCCGCCAAAGACGATGGCGGGCTGTTTAGGGCAGAAGAAGGGAAGCCAGCAAAACCCGGTGAGTACCCAGAGCCGGACGAACTGACGCTGCCGATACCACTACGCCTTGGGCTCAGCCGAGCGACGTACGAACGAATCCATCGCGGAGACAAAGAGGGGGTACGCGCGAAATCTGCCTATGACATCGCGCGGTCCCTTCAGGAATCCAAGGCGATGATCGAGTTCCTTGGTTATCGGGTAGAAGAAGACCCGATCGAACTGTTCGAGGTCTATTGCCGCAACAGCGACTGGTGTGGATACGAAGGGTTTGACTTCTGTGTAGAGCGCCACTTCGCAGGGCCAGATGAGGTAGGTACCGGACAACTCAGTAAGTCGGCCCTGGAGCGCTCAATCGCGACGTGGGCGGAGGAAACCGGTCAATGGCGTTGGAAGCCGACGTGGAGTCCTGGACGCGGGTTTGCCTCGCAGAAAACTGCTGACGTCTCCAGGGACAGAACTGGGCCCAAAGACCGTAAGCACTTGCCGTTGCACAGCCGGCTGGACCTGTTCGAACGGTTCTTACGGCGTTCACTGAGGCGGCACCGCAACCCGTTCAGGCGGATGGTCTTTCTGCGTGCAGTGGTCAAGCAGCTTGACCTTGGGCAGGTCGTGAAGGAGAAGGACCTACCCGAGCGGGTAGTTGCGGCGATGTCTCAGCGGATGGGCGGGCGCTACCAGGCGTTGACTGCTGAGCAGAGGAGAGCACTGCAGTTGTCGGAAGTGGTGTGGCTTGTGCCCGGCGTTATCCCAGCTGGTGATCTGACGTTCGTCGGTGGTCGCCCCAAGGTCGGCAAGACCTTGTTGGTTGTCGATCTGATTCGGTGCTTGTTGAACGGGGAAGGTTGGCTGGGCTTTCCCAGTACCGGCGTCAAACACGCGGTCATCTTTGTGACTGATGACCAGGGTGATCGCGATACCAAGGCGATGTTGACACGGCAGGGCCTTTGGGATCACGAGCGGCTGTTGTGGTCGAGCAGCTTTCGGCTAGACGAGCAACAGCTCGATCAGTTGCTGGATGACATCAAGGCGAATCCCGGGGCAGTTGTTGTGGTCGACAGCCTCCGCAGCATTAGCCGTGGTCTGACCACCAACGAAAACGACGCTGCGCTCGGAGTCCTTCTTTACGACCTGAAAAGTGCAGTTATGGCGGCAGGTGGGTCGCTGCTCATGATCCACCACGCCTCCAAAACTAGTAATGAGGTGGGTGTGGAGGCACTCAGCGGTCACAGCTCCATCCCAGGCGCCGGAAACTCAGTCGTCACCCTGCACTACCTGCCTGCCAAGGACGGTAAAAGTGTTCAGAAGGACATCCCTGAGCGTCGACTGTTTCGGGAAGGTCGCTCAGGCAGTGAGACGCCCGATCTGGTCGTGAGGATCGGCCCTGCGGGGCAGTTCACAAGGATTCAGACGTATGAGGACTTTCTCGGGAAACAGGAAGAGGTAAGCCGGTCTAAGCGTTTATCGGATCAGAGCCAGCTGGTTCAGGACGCGCTTTGCAAGTTGCTGGAGAGGCGCGACCAGCGCCTTCCGGCCATTGGCACCTTGGAGTTGCTCAGGCTGGCTGGTGGGTGCGACGAGTCGGTTCGCATCAAGGCAGACCTGGGTAACGACAGCAAGCACAAGCACCTGGAACGGAGACTCAAGGCCTTCGAGAAGGAAGGTTGTCCGCCGACAATGAAGTTGGCCGGTCGGCGACAAGCTCGTTGGCCGGTGGGGTGA
- the istA gene encoding IS21 family transposase, whose product MLETLVPMRRDQVMPAPLTSHQRNLFMTKRRGGSSQEAAAAAAGISVRSARRIECNQLQPRANQPRGRTRPDPLVGVWEEELVPLLQRSPALTPITLLEHLQQQKPDVDWIPLQRTLQRRVREWKALHGPAPEVIFPLSYEPGEIAFCDFTQLKGVEVTIAGQVFPHLLFHYRLAWSGWSYAQVVQGGESFAALSEGLQNALAACGGVPGELRTDRLSAACRNRNGSFSSDITRRYHALCSHYSLAYSRNNLGVAHENGRVESPHGHLKRRIEQALLLRGSSDFESLAEYQAFLAAVIDQYNRPRLIRLEQEQAALRPLPRFRFADYDIEQLTVRRTSTIEVRRVVYSVPPRLIDQRLTVRIFHDRLQLLLGRQIACELERRHGGVERHGRAWSIDLEHLIDALRRKPRALLHCSYQRELFPDERWWQLWQQLRNGGDRDAAARLMVEALYVGCRLAGYEPVLGWLEKAHQRQGLSLAALQQRFRLPPHRPHPPQRISQHTLQSYDDLLALHPAAPGGGSRPADPAATAAVGMDPLPLAEHRLAG is encoded by the coding sequence GTGCTGGAGACCCTGGTGCCGATGCGCAGGGACCAGGTGATGCCGGCACCACTGACAAGCCACCAACGCAATCTGTTCATGACGAAACGACGAGGCGGCAGCAGCCAGGAGGCTGCTGCCGCGGCGGCGGGCATCTCAGTGCGCAGTGCTCGCCGGATTGAATGCAATCAGCTGCAGCCGCGGGCGAACCAGCCCCGTGGCCGCACCCGCCCCGATCCGCTGGTAGGGGTATGGGAGGAGGAGCTGGTGCCGTTGCTGCAGCGCTCACCCGCGCTGACGCCGATCACGCTCCTGGAGCATCTGCAGCAGCAGAAACCTGATGTGGACTGGATTCCGCTACAGCGCACCCTGCAGCGCCGGGTGCGGGAGTGGAAGGCACTGCACGGCCCGGCGCCGGAGGTGATCTTCCCTTTGAGCTATGAGCCTGGCGAAATTGCCTTCTGTGACTTCACCCAGCTCAAGGGGGTGGAGGTGACGATCGCCGGCCAGGTGTTCCCCCATCTGCTGTTCCACTACCGCCTGGCCTGGAGCGGCTGGAGCTATGCGCAGGTGGTCCAGGGCGGCGAGAGTTTTGCAGCCCTCTCCGAGGGTCTGCAGAACGCTCTGGCTGCCTGCGGCGGGGTGCCAGGTGAACTGCGCACCGACCGGTTATCAGCAGCGTGCCGTAACCGCAACGGCAGTTTCAGCTCCGACATCACCCGCCGTTATCACGCCCTCTGCAGCCACTACAGCCTGGCCTACAGCCGCAACAACCTGGGGGTGGCGCATGAGAACGGCCGTGTGGAGAGTCCCCATGGCCATCTCAAGCGGCGGATCGAGCAGGCGTTGCTGCTGCGCGGCAGCAGTGATTTCGAGTCGCTGGCTGAATACCAGGCTTTTCTGGCCGCGGTGATTGACCAGTACAACAGGCCGCGCCTGATCCGGCTGGAGCAGGAGCAGGCGGCGCTGCGGCCACTACCGCGGTTTCGTTTTGCCGACTACGACATTGAACAGCTCACGGTGCGGCGCACCAGCACGATCGAGGTACGCAGAGTCGTGTATTCGGTGCCGCCGCGGCTGATCGACCAGCGGCTGACGGTGCGGATCTTCCACGACCGGCTGCAGCTGCTTCTGGGCCGGCAGATCGCCTGCGAACTGGAGCGGCGCCACGGCGGTGTCGAGCGTCATGGGCGGGCGTGGAGCATCGATCTGGAGCACCTGATCGATGCGCTCAGGCGAAAACCCCGGGCATTGCTGCACTGCAGTTACCAGCGGGAGCTGTTCCCCGATGAGCGCTGGTGGCAGCTGTGGCAGCAGCTGCGCAATGGCGGTGACCGTGACGCCGCCGCCCGATTGATGGTCGAGGCGCTGTATGTGGGCTGCCGCCTGGCGGGCTACGAGCCAGTGCTGGGTTGGCTCGAGAAGGCCCATCAACGGCAGGGGCTGTCGCTGGCGGCGCTGCAGCAACGCTTCCGGCTGCCGCCCCATCGCCCCCACCCGCCGCAACGCATTTCCCAACACACGCTGCAGAGCTATGACGACCTCCTTGCCCTCCATCCCGCGGCCCCAGGCGGCGGAAGCCGCCCTGCCGATCCTGCTGCGACAGCTGCGGTTGGCATGGATCCGCTGCCACTGGCAGAGCATCGCCTCGCAGGCTGA
- the istB gene encoding IS21-like element helper ATPase IstB, whose translation MAWIRCHWQSIASQAEGEGWSPSQFLYALCEQEMEQRQQARQHRLLRAAQLPWSKALADYDHGGRIEAHRWQELEALSRQSEWLQRGENVLLFGPSGVGKTHLAVGIALAQIGLDQACRFYPATSLVQELQKARAEYNLPAALERLDRYPLLLIDDIGYVRRDEQESSVLFELICHRYERRSLLITANQPFTAWDEIFPSSSMTVAAVDRLVHHCHIVEISGDSHRRAQASRRSGSK comes from the coding sequence TTGGCATGGATCCGCTGCCACTGGCAGAGCATCGCCTCGCAGGCTGAGGGCGAGGGCTGGAGCCCCAGTCAGTTTCTCTATGCCCTGTGCGAGCAGGAAATGGAGCAACGCCAGCAGGCCCGCCAGCACCGGCTGCTGCGCGCGGCCCAGCTGCCCTGGAGCAAAGCGCTGGCGGACTACGACCATGGCGGCCGGATCGAGGCGCACCGATGGCAGGAACTGGAGGCCTTGAGCCGCCAGAGCGAGTGGCTGCAGCGGGGCGAGAACGTGCTGCTGTTCGGCCCCAGCGGTGTGGGCAAGACGCACCTGGCGGTCGGCATCGCCTTGGCGCAGATCGGCCTGGATCAGGCCTGCCGCTTCTATCCCGCCACGAGCCTGGTGCAGGAGCTGCAGAAGGCCCGCGCCGAATACAACCTGCCGGCAGCGCTGGAGCGGCTGGATCGCTACCCGCTGCTGCTGATCGATGACATTGGCTATGTGCGGCGGGATGAACAGGAGAGCAGCGTGCTGTTTGAGCTGATCTGCCACCGCTACGAGCGCCGATCGCTGCTGATCACCGCCAATCAGCCGTTCACCGCCTGGGATGAGATCTTCCCCAGCAGCTCAATGACCGTGGCGGCGGTGGACCGGCTGGTGCACCACTGCCACATCGTCGAGATCAGCGGCGACAGCCACCGCCGCGCCCAAGCAAGCCGGCGCAGCGGCAGCAAATAG
- a CDS encoding tyrosine-type recombinase/integrase, with protein sequence MQASCHSRWNVISPTLKAMPKTNGSGQAQTLTPAQLDDLLDAAPGPDHRALWSIMRFTGSRVSETLALRWGAIHQERVVFIKATTKTKSTREVLIAPRLHLELGTYRVEWAGRHGKQPGNRDWLFPGRWPNEPLTRQSADKALRLAMNDLAMPSGCSLHTFRRSLATTMARSGTNLKVVAAFTGHRSLQQLAGYIDVNQADELCALAALGGGV encoded by the coding sequence CTAAAAGCAATGCCTAAAACCAACGGATCAGGACAGGCTCAGACACTCACACCAGCCCAACTTGACGATTTATTGGATGCAGCGCCAGGGCCGGATCATCGGGCGCTCTGGTCGATCATGCGCTTTACAGGCAGCCGGGTGAGTGAAACTCTGGCCCTGCGCTGGGGTGCCATCCACCAGGAACGGGTCGTGTTTATCAAGGCCACCACCAAAACCAAATCGACCCGGGAGGTATTGATTGCCCCGCGGCTACATCTGGAGCTGGGGACATATCGAGTTGAATGGGCAGGCCGCCACGGCAAGCAACCTGGCAACCGTGATTGGTTGTTCCCAGGGCGCTGGCCGAATGAGCCGTTAACCCGCCAGTCGGCCGATAAGGCGCTGAGACTGGCGATGAATGACCTGGCTATGCCAAGCGGGTGCTCTCTCCACACCTTCAGGCGATCACTGGCGACGACCATGGCCCGGAGCGGCACGAATCTCAAAGTGGTGGCCGCGTTCACTGGCCATCGCAGCCTGCAGCAGTTGGCCGGCTACATCGACGTCAACCAGGCCGATGAGCTGTGCGCCCTGGCCGCCCTGGGAGGTGGGGTATGA